A single Eremothecium sinecaudum strain ATCC 58844 chromosome VIII, complete sequence DNA region contains:
- the CDC25 gene encoding Ras family guanine nucleotide exchange factor CDC25 (Syntenic homolog of Ashbya gossypii ADL038W; Syntenic homolog of Saccharomyces cerevisiae YLR310C (CDC25), YLL016W (SDC25) and YLL017W; YLL016W and YLL017W represent one ORF in Ashbya gossypii): MSESPLPLSQIRCIDVVRVLYDFTPTSKHELPLKLGDVVYVLSKLESGWCDGVIVDHPNKVTQCQRGWFPQEYVRSSREKRYPYYLNAGWTSGTNINNLYSRANSLAYEGSAPNLRSESMNARQHGGNFARVPSLTSNEAGESNYSYSASPDAHMKQDYRLEMRHRVLHGYPVKAVGMSRVGTDEILMVDPLQKLTLEDEHTLRDNKSNASAPQNLDKKQFISPSEAAILYGTAPSGGSRQLPTEKDGSETFTNDKEQSSNSRATSSTLPNPEMVFRSVFPQEERNAELTAKDLGLSKVSSSISPIENCSTEAPQSIWTKTLACNQLSGKNSLRSRNNTDILRPKGDSKREALAPDSYSGQPFFTNDDLFLHHPTDMRTWTELCDSALYHIKLSYENIIRNNQPQFNIHINRTSKRVTTYIIACRLLRDKLLESDRFKETMKIMKRIILSLGGISVHASFYFNSGPCFQCTPHADDKHSMADDNGFSKIPHSHVSSQTTGVIASVTSDRSSNIPGSSAADAEILPQACESPTAESEALDRVHALPHGDRGGYGYHSKADIRQSFTSKAIGRDSDDSNPYVDDAQRLLDNILHRLDTEYAILKDSIAKLTVLMKSDNPLRDSLPQTYPRLFKNSFDSCGWTNPFNQLGYGQKGSQVALQHCSNSEGPTVTSNAEHNVSVAQGSNTSSKASGFFINRNGSKTFSRSKSVKNVTYPLTEDTFKLFKSKLTQLAGKRENDLRVLNLPKSTKRNLEVAACTYDTIALLSSMIDIMEAIDLTFFVNLRDLPYVEPSANLDKESMDLRDHCVTTATALLLEFFDVKQAAHDITIGIIMDTQNLTLRDPYVFASMRGDLTNDGDRDRKKYQFVRLQKLSNALCDHLTKQDVEFNDEKFLDTDAIMVATLGKLMNIMDTAAQIIEQLVNERKQTLHYAVMMMKNDLIAELVKGEQEKWFDTDDNTCSKLNSTQEVSSPNNAQLGRDTSLPWYLENQYDYLLVYDANGNIKGGTKESLIEYLTSHLTVDVSFTITMLVTFRSMFTTAELLKLLIARYNLYPPDGLSYDAYSVWVTKKHIPIKTRVISILNLWLSCFWVPSYYTPSLSELLSFAKMAKDDHVAGADELIDLVKEVIEQKDSFHGFTPRRIHFSTIQKDSIVKGVRTFPSVSSLDPPLTATSSATSLANAFRLKKLRLLDIDPSIFAKQLTIKEHELYCKIVLFECLARAWRTRYCDFGSSTNISNFIKNSNHLTNFVSYIIVKQNDLKQRSQVIQYFITVAEQCHHLNNFSSMTAIVSAMYSSSVYRLKRTWGIVPNNYKDILEKLNALMDSTKNFSRYRELLESVREFPCVPFFGVYLSDLTFTAGGNPDNLDGTSDIINFGKRSRIVSVLKEIDSYQCTEYNLERHSDVLNFLDEHLTGIPNIEKQYEQSLRIEPRSEVSAGLNTSSYHQKHFSTSLKGRKLRFVARRKKTQGASP; encoded by the coding sequence ATGTCGGAAAGCCCGCTCCCACTAAGCCAGATTAGGTGCATAGATGTTGTGCGCGTCTTATATGATTTTACACCAACAAGTAAACATGAACTCCCTCTGAAGTTAGGGGATGTAGTATATGTTCTTTCAAAGTTAGAGTCAGGCTGGTGTGATGGTGTTATTGTTGATCATCCAAATAAGGTTACTCAATGTCAGAGGGGCTGGTTTCCTCAAGAATATGTAAGGTCTTCAAGAGAAAAGCGATACCCGTATTATTTGAATGCTGGATGGACTAGCGGTACGAATATAAACAACTTGTATTCGCGAGCTAACTCCCTGGCATATGAAGGTTCTGCTCCGAATCTAAGGAGTGAGAGTATGAATGCTAGGCAGCACGGGGGTAATTTTGCAAGAGTACCAAGCTTGACTTCAAATGAGGCTGGTGAGTCTAATTACAGTTACTCTGCATCGCCAGATGCTCATATGAAGCAAGATTATAGACTTGAAATGAGGCATCGAGTGCTTCATGGGTATCCGGTAAAAGCCGTTGGAATGAGTCGTGTGGGTACAGATGAGATACTTATGGTCGATCCATTACAGAAGCTCACTCTGGAGGATGAACATACACTGAGGGACAACAAGAGTAATGCTTCGGCCCCTCAAAATCTCGATAAAAAACAGTTTATTTCTCCTTCCGAGGCAGCGATTTTGTACGGAACAGCTCCTAGCGGAGGTTCTCGTCAACTTCCAACAGAAAAGGATGGAAGCGAGACTTTCACTAATGATAAGGAGCAGAGTTCCAACTCTAGAGCAACTTCCTCAACCCTGCCCAATCCTGAAATGGTATTCAGGTCAGTTTTCCCTCAGGAAGAACGGAATGCTGAACTTACTGCAAAAGACCTTGGTCTCTCTAAGGTGTCTTCATCTATCTCACCCATAGAGAATTGTAGTACGGAGGCCCCGCAATCTATTTGGACGAAAACTTTGGCTTGCAATCAACTTTCTGGAAAAAATAGTCTGAGGAGTCGCAATAATACCGATATTCTACGTCCTAAAGGAGACTCCAAGAGGGAAGCCCTGGCACCAGATTCATACTCTGGTCAACCTTTTTTTACTAATGACGATCTCTTTTTGCATCACCCTACTGATATGAGAACATGGACTGAATTATGCGATTCAGCTCTGTACCACATTAAATTGTCGTACGAGAATATTATCCGTAACAATCAGCCGCAGTTTAACATTCATATTAATCGTACTTCCAAGCGTGTGACGACTTACATCATTGCTTGTCGGCTACTAAGAGATAAACTGCTGGAGAGTGATAGGTTTAAGGAGACAATGAAAATTATGAAAAGGATAATCTTATCTTTAGGAGGAATATCAGTACATGCCTCATTCTACTTTAATTCTGGTCCGTGTTTTCAATGCACGCCGCATGCAGACGACAAACACTCGATGGCTGACGATAATGGCTTCAGTAAGATTCCGCATTCACATGTCTCTAGCCAAACCACTGGTGTAATTGCAAGTGTAACAAGTGACCGAAGCTCAAACATCCCAGGTTCAAGCGCTGCTGATGCCGAAATCCTACCTCAAGCTTGTGAAAGTCCAACCGCTGAATCAGAAGCATTAGATCGGGTACATGCATTACCCCATGGCGACAGAGGTGGATATGGTTATCATTCTAAAGCAGATATAAGGCAATCATTTACTTCGAAAGCGATTGGTCGTGATAGTGATGATAGTAATCCTTATGTGGATGATGCGCAACGGTTGCTTGATAACATTCTCCATAGGTTGGACACAGAGTATGCGATATTGAAAGACAGCATTGCTAAACTTACCGTCTTGATGAAGAGTGATAATCCTTTAAGAGATTCTCTACCACAAACATACCCCAGATTGTTTAAAAATTCCTTTGATAGTTGTGGCTGGACAAACCCATTCAATCAACTAGGCTATGGACAGAAAGGTTCTCAAGTTGCGCTACAACACTGTTCAAATAGTGAAGGCCCAACTGTTACATCTAATGCAGAGCACAATGTTAGTGTTGCTCAAGGCAGTAACACAAGTTCCAAAGCAAGTGGTTTCTTTATCAATAGAAATGGATCAAAAACATTTTCCAGAAGTAAGTCAGTGAAAAATGTTACTTACCCATTGACGGAGGACACTTTTAAGCTTTTCAAATCTAAGTTAACCCAACTAGCTGGAAAAAGAGAAAACGATTTACGGGTTTTGAATCTACCGAAGTCAACTAAACGTAATCTTGAGGTGGCTGCATGCACTTATGATACAATTGCATTGCTGTCGTCGATGATTGATATTATGGAGGCTATTGATTTAACGTTTTTCGTTAATTTGAGGGATTTGCCATATGTTGAACCTTCTGCTAACTTAGATAAGGAAAGTATGGACTTGAGAGACCATTGTGTGACAACCGCTACTGCATTACTTTTGGAGTTTTTTGATGTGAAACAGGCAGCCCACGACATAACAATTGGAATTATAATGGACACACAAAATCTAACATTGAGAGACCCGTACGTATTTGCATCAATGCGGGGGGATTTGACTAATGATGGAGATAGAGATCGGAAGAAGTATCAATTTGTAAGATTGCAGAAGCTTTCGAATGCTCTATGTGACCACTTGACGAAACAGGATGTAGAATTCAACGATGAGAAATTTCTGGATACAGATGCTATCATGGTTGCTACACTCGGAAAGTTAATGAACATTATGGATACAGCAGCTCAAATCATAGAGCAGCTTGTTAATGAACGAAAGCAAACTTTACATTATGCCGttatgatgatgaaaaaTGACTTAATCGCTGAGTTAGTCAAGGGTGAGCAAGAAAAGTGGTTCGATACAGATGATAACACTTGCTCTAAGTTGAATTCTACCCAGGAGGTATCATCACCGAATAATGCTCAACTGGGCAGGGATACTAGCCTACCGTGGTATCTAGAGAACCAATACGATTACCTTTTAGTCTACGATGCAAATGGGAATATTAAGGGCGGTACTAAGGAATCACTAATAGAGTATTTGACTAGTCACTTAACTGTGGATGTATCTTTTACGATAACAATGCTAGTCACATTTCGAAGTATGTTTACTACGGCGGAATTATTGAAGCTTTTGATAGCGAGATATAACCTATATCCCCCCGATGGACTAAGTTATGATGCGTATAGTGTATGGGTTACCAAGAAACATATACCTATCAAGACACGTGTGATAAGTATCCTTAACCTATGGTTGTCTTGCTTTTGGGTACCTTCATACTATACTCCTAGTTTATCAGAACTGCTATCATTTGCAAAGATGGCGAAGGATGATCACGTCGCTGGAGCTGATGAGTTAATTGATTTAGTGAAAGAAGTCATTGAGCAAAAGGATAGTTTTCACGGGTTTACTCCACGTAGAATACATTTTTCTACTATACAAAAAGATTCGATTGTAAAAGGAGTAAGAACATTCCCTTCAGTGAGTTCTTTAGATCCACCATTGACGGCAACCTCATCTGCTACGTCGTTAGCAAACGCTTTTCGCTTGAAAAAGCTGCGTTTATTGGATATTGATCCTAGCATTTTCGCTAAGCAGCTGACAATAAAAGAACATGAGCTCTACTGCAAGATAGTACTTTTTGAATGTCTAGCTAGAGCGTGGAGGACAAGGTATTGTGACTTTGGTTCATCAACTAACATTTCCAACTTTATTAAGAACTCTAACCATCTCACGAACTTTGTATCGTACATAATAGTGAAGCAGAACGATCTAAAACAGAGGAGCCAAGTCATACAATATTTTATCACAGTCGCTGAACAGTGCCATCACCTTAACAATTTCTCATCAATGACTGCAATAGTCTCAGCCATGTACTCATCTTCCGTTTACCGCTTGAAGCGTACATGGGGTATTGTTCCCAACAACTACAAGGATATCCTTGAAAAGCTTAATGCCCTAATGGATTCTACGAAAAACTTCAGTCGCTACAGAGAACTTTTGGAATCGGTTCGTGAGTTCCCTTGTGTACCATTCTTCGGTGTTTACCTCTCAGATTTAACTTTCACCGCAGGAGGTAATCCTGACAACCTGGATGGAACTTCTGACATTATCAACTTTGGTAAAAGATCCAGAATAGTATCTGTATTGAAGGAGATAGATTCATACCAGTGCACAGAATACAATTTAGAAAGGCACTCAGATGTCCTAAACTTTTTAGACGAGCATTTGACTGGAATACCTAATATCGAGAAGCAATATGAGCAGTCCTTGCGTATTGAGCCTCGTAGTGAAGTATCAGCTGGATTGAATACTTCCAGTTACCATCAAAAGCATTTCTCAACATCGCTCAAGGGAAGAAAGTTACGCTTTGTCGCTCGAAGGAAGAAAACTCAAGGCGCATCTCCTTAA
- a CDS encoding HHL171Wp (Syntenic homolog of Ashbya gossypii ADL037W-A; Non-syntenic homolog of Saccharomyces cerevisiae YDR034W-B and YBR056W-A): MTRSKHYGQQQMYYQQPMYGPPAQPVYIQQAPPNNDSCCGTCCKVLMCCCLYQLVMDCLTY, translated from the coding sequence ATGACCCGCAGTAAACATTATGGCCAACAACAAATGTACTACCAACAGCCAATGTATGGCCCACCAGCGCAACCTGTATACATTCAACAAGCGCCGCCAAACAATGACTCTTGTTGTGGTACTTGCTGTAAAGTACTAATGTGCTGCTGTCTCTACCAATTAGTGATGGACTGTCTTACTTATTAA
- the DSS4 gene encoding guanine nucleotide exchange factor DSS4 (Syntenic homolog of Saccharomyces cerevisiae YPR017C (DSS4) not in Ashbya gossypii), whose protein sequence is MSDSTFEVRCPFEKCNCVFITTDKGAFVELPAQVVAEWSLLLPKKDYDAKGNFLLVKDIWDFTNAGVTRKVPQTLPSGHKLVIDGVPHVTKKVLKYLTCADCDRGPMGVMCEVAADADEGELSSSQTVCLLSLESCSMVAEVAD, encoded by the coding sequence ATGTCAGACAGCACTTTCGAGGTTAGATGCCCATTTGAAAAATGCAATTGCGTTTTTATTACGACCGATAAGGGCGCTTTTGTCGAACTTCCTGCCCAAGTTGTCGCAGAATGGTCATTATTGCTACCTAAAAAAGATTACGACGCAAAGGGCAATTTTTTACTTGTGAAGGACATATGGGACTTCACAAATGCGGGGGTCACACGAAAGGTGCCCCAAACTTTACCTAGTGGTCATAAACTGGTGATAGATGGCGTTCCGCATGTTACTAAAAAAGTATTGAAGTACCTGACCTGCGCAGACTGTGATAGAGGACCAATGGGTGTAATGTGCGAAGTAGCAGCTGATGCAGACGAGGGAGAGCTCAGCAGCTCCCAGACGGTGTGTCTCCTTTCCCTCGAAAGCTGTTCGATGGTAGCCGAGGTGGCTGATTAA
- the TIF6 gene encoding translation initiation factor 6 (Syntenic homolog of Ashbya gossypii ADL030C; Syntenic homolog of Saccharomyces cerevisiae YPR016C (TIF6)), whose protein sequence is MATRTQFENSNEVGVFSKLTNSYCLVTIGGSENFYSAFEAELGDAIPIVHTTIAGTRIVGRMTAGNRRGLLVPTQTTDQELQHLRNSLPDSVKIQRVEERLSALGNVICCNDYVALVHPDIDNETEELIADVLGVEVFRQTISGNVLVGSYCALSNQGGLVHPQTTVQDQEELSSLLQVPLVAGTINRGSNVVGAGMVVNDYLAVTGLDTTAPELSVIESIFRLQDGQPDSISGNLRDTLIETYS, encoded by the coding sequence ATGGCTACCAGGACTCAATTTGAAAACTCTAATGAAGTTGGTGTATTCTCAAAATTGACAAACTCTTACTGTCTTGTCACTATTGGAGGCTCAGAGAACTTCTACTCTGCCTTTGAGGCGGAACTTGGTGATGCGATCCCTATTGTACATACTACGATTGCAGGGACTCGTATTGTGGGCAGAATGACTGCCGGTAACCGTAGAGGTTTGTTGGTTCCTACTCAAACTACTGATCAAGAGTTGCAGCATTTGAGAAATAGTTTGCCAGATTCCGTAAAAATTCAAAGAGTTGAAGAGAGACTATCAGCATTGGGAAATGTCATATGTTGCAACGACTATGTTGCTTTGGTGCATCCGGATATCGACAATGAGACCGAAGAGTTGATTGCCGATGTTCTTGGTGTTGAAGTGTTCCGTCAGACGATTTCCGGTAATGTCCTCGTGGGTTCTTACTGTGCATTGAGTAATCAAGGTGGGTTGGTTCACCCACAAACTACTGTACAGGATCAAGAGGAATTGTCCTCCCTTCTACAAGTGCCATTAGTGGCTGGTACCATTAACCGTGGTTCCAACGTTGTTGGTGCAGGTATGGTCGTTAACGACTATTTAGCTGTCACTGGGTTGGACACTACTGCTCCTGAGCTAAGTGTTATCGAATCTATTTTCCGTTTGCAAGATGGTCAACCAGACTCTATTTCTGGTAACTTGCGTGATACCTTAATTGAAACTTACTCTTAA
- a CDS encoding HHL177Cp (Syntenic homolog of Ashbya gossypii ADL027W; Non-syntenic homolog of Saccharomyces cerevisiae YOL048C (RRT8) (RRT8) and YAL018C), translated as MSLWDQLSLTSQKTSISQNHGIWNEMYNATVGSMFELSAIIQGRADSVKDNFRNDISSYKNFMYPFRGFVEFLSSYRYWGYAAIIGSCYIILFIMLTTLYATFLLPILSTWQIVLLGPIGLVISIMQMILQCNLWTVRGTKWFVLPVVKEDIFDTCLRRRNHGALLNTLKLRPFPVPPSYKKNDLEFWIYQIPIQVFLVLCSISRSFFIIVLSLVPIIGPTIAVVLLSPSRSYNYYNTWMTRLRMTYKMKCDSYYEKLGQHMAFGLSSGIFELFPLISIAGMCSNVIAAALLVEDEIKHDRVALSQAELAEIRLRSVPQD; from the coding sequence ATGTCATTGTGGGATCAACTATCACTAACTTCGCAGAAAACTTCCATTAGCCAGAATCATGGTATATGGAACGAGATGTATAATGCGACGGTGGGATCAATGTTTGAGTTAAGCGCAATAATCCAAGGTAGAGCAGATTCTGTTAAGGACAATTTTAGAAACGATATATCTAGTTATAAGAATTTCATGTACCCGTTTCGCGGTTTTGTTGAATTTCTAAGCTCTTACAGGTACTGGGGATATGCAGCAATCATTGGAAGCTGCTATATTATCTTATTCATAATGCTTACAACACTATATGCAACATTTTTACTACCCATCCTCTCAACATGGCAGATTGTGCTTTTGGGCCCAATTGGTTTAGTCATTTCTATCATGCAGATGATTTTGCAGTGTAATTTATGGACAGTCCGTGGCACAAAATGGTTTGTATTGCCAGTTGTTAAGGAAGACATTTTCGATACATGTCtcagaagaagaaatcaTGGCGCTTTATTAAACACCTTGAAGTTGAGGCCTTTCCCAGTGCCTCCATCTTATAAGAAAAACGACTTAGAGTTCTGGATCTACCAGATCCCGATCCAAGTATTTCTCGTTCTGTGCTCTATCTCACGATctttttttattattgttCTATCGTTAGTTCCAATCATTGGACCTACCATAGCGGTTGTTCTATTGAGTCCTAGTAGATCATACAACTATTATAATACATGGATGACGCGTTTAAGAATGACTTATAAAATGAAATGCGACAGCTACTACGAGAAATTAGGACAGCATATGGCTTTTGGGTTATCTAGTGGTATTTTTGAACTATTCCCATTGATATCCATTGCGGGAATGTGTAGCAACGTCATTGCTGCTGCATTACTAGTGGAAGACGAAATCAAGCATGATAGGGTAGCACTCAGCCAAGCGGAACTAGCGGAAATTAGGCTTCGCTCTGTGCCACAAGACTGA
- the RLF2 gene encoding Rlf2p (Syntenic homolog of Ashbya gossypii ADL028W; Syntenic homolog of Saccharomyces cerevisiae YPR018W (RLF2)), which produces MPTDDSVPQEGISTFFLNKLSNSQGRNPTNAKQITIVDVKSDTDEQTNEKDSLIMVNKAQFSGEMTQVKKVTICEKENQDTSTEYTNTVSRRKTRGKGPQQQLQNANVGNSENMDLNEKQEKSSSGSKSHELRKERELKKKREKEERELKKQKEREQRELKKQQEREERELKKQREKEEREARKQREKEERELRKQKEKQQREERKQQEKEEERRRKEEERLKAEEERRKEEEAKERAQSRIGKFFKKASVTKSIVDSKSDYEKTFLPFYVKRDVKISETVQLNKQDLSERIKAIDSIIDNKDPGYVTSWFKSHADTSFGHDIEYTAVEVMQQMTSKTKTEEEFHIMLSRVPQKFIKFYENIRPPYIGTYSKKVKLPTEDPFSTDHTGFNYDYDSDLDWVDQDGEVGDEVEDLENDDDEHDDEHDEHDIDDEDEFDGFLDKDDDSNDSLKAKFRGPLIPTVLLSKDFSTFDEADQRYFNLVSVEYLIEDQPFPIDPTVKSTKRPRSKETTSSTVTESKEVSPKKAKSIIAHPQDLLKVFENVHESSFSLGTVSEIIQKHIPQYSKETIKNTVKLYAERSSGKGNSVRKWTIKDTQNWDSLKNEV; this is translated from the coding sequence ATGCCCACTGATGATTCAGTACCACAGGAAGGCATTTCAACTTTCTTTCTGAATAAATTGTCAAATTCTCAGGGCCGTAACCCCACTAATGCGAAGCAAATAACTATAGTTGATGTTAAAAGTGATACCGATGAGCAAACCAATGAGAAAGATTCCCTAATAATGGTAAATAAAGCTCAATTCTCAGGAGAGATGACGCAAGTCAAAAAGGTTACGATCTGCGAAAAAGAGAATCAGGATACTAGCACAGAATACACGAATACGGTTTCGAGGCGAAAGACGAGGGGGAAAGGGCCTCAACAGCAATTGCAGAACGCCAATGTTGGTAATAGTGAAAATATGGATCTTAATGAAAAACAAGAGAAGTCTTCCAGCGGATCTAAAAGTCATGAACTTAGGAAAGAACGAGAACTAAAGAAGAAGCGTGAGAAAGAAGAACGCGAGTTGAAGAAACAAAAGGAAAGGGAACAGAGggaattgaagaagcagcAGGAGAGGGAGGAACGTGAACTTAAGAAGCAGCGAGAGAAGGAAGAACGGGAGGCTAGGAAACAGCGGGAAAAGGAAGAACGCGAATTGAGGAAACAGAAGGAGAAGCAGCAGAGAGAGGAGAGAAAACAGCAGGAAAAGGAAGAGGAAAGAAGGCGGAAAGAGGAAGAGAGGCTTAAGGCTGAGGAGGAAAGGCGTAAGGAGGAGGAAGCGAAGGAGCGCGCTCAGTCAAGGATTGGTAAATTCTTTAAGAAAGCATCGGTGACAAAATCTATCGTAGATTCTAAGAGCGACTACGAAAAGACCTTTTTACCCTTTTACGTAAAGAGGGACGTTAAGATCAGCGAAACTGTCCAATTGAACAAACAGGATCTTTCCGAAAGGATTAAAGCCATTGATAGTATAATAGATAATAAAGACCCCGGATATGTTACTTCATGGTTCAAATCGCATGCTGACACTAGCTTCGGTCATGACATTGAGTACACTGCAGTAGAAGTTATGCAGCAAATGACTTCTAAAACCAAGACTGAGGAAGAGTTCCACATAATGCTTTCTCGTGTGCCTCAGAAGTTTATTAAGTTCTACGAAAATATTAGACCCCCCTACATTGGCACATACTCCAAAAAGGTTAAACTACCTACAGAAGATCCATTTTCCACAGATCATACCGGTTTTAATTATGACTACGACTCAGATCTGGATTGGGTAGATCAAGATGGGGAAGTAGGtgatgaagttgaagatCTTGAAAATGATGACGATGAACATGACGATGAACACGACGAACATGATATAGACGACGAAGATGAATTCGACGGATTTCTAGACAAAGATGACGACAGTAATGATTCATTGAAGGCCAAATTTCGCGGCCCGCTAATTCCTACGGTACTTCTTTCAAAGGACTTTTCAACATTTGATGAAGCTGACCAACGTTACTTTAACTTGGTTTCAGTAGAATACCTAATAGAAGACCAGCCGTTTCCTATAGATCCCACCGTTAAGTCAACTAAAAGACCACGCTCAAAAGAAACAACAAGTAGTACAGTAACAGAATCTAAAGAAGTTTCACCCAAAAAGGCAAAAAGCATAATAGCCCACCCTCAAGATCTACTGAAGGTATTCGAAAATGTACACGAGTCTTCTTTTTCCCTTGGAACAGTAAGTGAAATTATCCAGAAGCATATACCGCAATAcagtaaagaaactataaaaAATACTGTTAAATTGTATGCTGAAAGATCAAGCGGCAAGGGCAATAGCGTCCGGAAATGGACAATTAAAGATACTCAGAACTGGGACAGTCTGAAAAATGAGGTATGA
- the SPO74 gene encoding Spo74p (Syntenic homolog of Ashbya gossypii ADL029W; Syntenic homolog of Saccharomyces cerevisiae YGL170C (SPO74)), producing MSSNATPKKPVDDTDPILSLQNENCHLQLMLSEKGSEVELLKNKVNQLQNRLDQILVHPNVPSIPVGANYTELLQKLEDEEVVTHFSGSPYRGSRPLSHSTKLSSTESFTTNSKQLGYLFCRQILPFLRESISIFEHSDLFSGEAGKLKKAFARVTDGGLATQNFGELSNIFDDLTILQRNAVVCLNRELEYKKVSQQLEYLATIFLDPEAHGYKPKEYLNRLRKQLMDIITCHYSNVSPPKSSCKDSNGSDSNRDLELSGCRPDSDSRPGPGSFQGPGSLSAKGHGSPGHSTPGTGLPGKSTGPTSGKSHDTGTKSVLTRAATYSSAQDPTFGRNAASEFRKPPQYVAPPIFTATRPESNLYSEQSKWSMRKQFNPNAHYSRPSIDSKTVDKCSETFQELKVAESAKAPKEQLEFIPIGFEDHHAPSSTPIRQSPSYEAVKVTLTPLNCWGGDEDDEFHDDEENKDPLQQFYIEKLTGNDLDDIRTNLSGFNSFE from the coding sequence ATGTCAAGTAACGCTACTCCGAAGAAACCCGTAGATGATACGGACCCTATCCTATCGCTTCAAAATGAAAACTGTCACTTGCAGCTTATGTTGTCCGAAAAAGGCAGCGAGGTTGAGTTGCTTAAAAACAAAGTGAATCAGTTGCAGAATCGATTGGATCAGATATTGGTGCATCCAAACGTTCCGTCAATTCCTGTAGGGGCTAATTATACAGAGCTGTTACAAAAACTAGAGGATGAAGAGGTTGTTACCCATTTTTCGGGATCGCCTTATCGAGGTAGTAGGCCGTTGAGCCACTCTACAAAGCTGTCGTCCACAGAGAGTTTTACAACCAATTCGAAACAATTGGGTTATCTCTTTTGTAGGCAGATATTGCCATTTTTGAGAGAATCAATAAGCATCTTTGAGCACAGTGATTTATTTAGTGGAGAGGCAGGAAAGTTGAAGAAAGCATTTGCTCGAGTTACCGATGGTGGTTTAGCTACTCAGAATTTTGGGGAATTGTCTAATATTTTTGATGACTTGACTATTTTGCAGAGAAATGCTGTGGTGTGTTTGAATAGAGAGCTCGAGTACAAGAAGGTCAGTCAGCAATTGGAGTATTTAGCTACTATATTTTTGGATCCGGAGGCACACGGATATAAGCCAAAAGAATATTTGAATCGCTTAAGAAAGCAGCTTATGGATATTATTACCTGCCATTACAGTAACGTATCCCCTCCGAAGAGCTCGTGCAAAGATTCCAATGGCAGCGACAGTAATCGGGATCTCGAACTTTCGGGTTGTAGACCAGACTCCGATTCGAGACCTGGCCCAGGAAGCTTCCAGGGTCCAGGGTCACTTTCAGCAAAAGGGCATGGCAGTCCAGGACATAGCACTCCGGGAACTGGCCTTCCAGGAAAGAGTACTGGACCAACTTCAGGAAAGAGCCACGATACGGGGACTAAATCAGTGCTTACACGGGCGGCGACTTACAGTTCAGCTCAAGATCCCACCTTCGGCCGGAACGCTGCCAGTGAATTTCGCAAGCCCCCCCAGTACGTGGCACCGCCTATATTTACTGCGACCAGGCCTGAAAGCAACCTCTACTCGGAGCAGAGCAAGTGGAGCATGCGCAAGCAGTTTAATCCAAACGCCCATTATTCGAGACCATCGATCGACAGCAAAACCGTCGATAAATGTTCCGAAACATTCCAAGAACTCAAAGTAGCTGAGTCTGCAAAAGCGCCTAAAGAACAGCTCGAATTCATACCCATTGGTTTTGAAGATCACCATGCTCCAAGCAGCACTCCCATACGTCAAAGCCCTAGCTACGAAGCGGTTAAGGTCACACTAACTCCGCTTAATTGCTGGGGAGGAGACGAAGATGATGAGTTCCATGATGATGAGGAAAACAAAGACCCATTGCAACAATTTTACATAGAAAAGTTGACTGGAAACGACTTAGATGATATTAGGACCAATCTAAGTGGGTTTAATAGCTTTGAATAA